A stretch of Patescibacteria group bacterium DNA encodes these proteins:
- a CDS encoding M48 family metallopeptidase, producing MYQQIVANKRRSILLISAVVALVLLIGYVFGTISGNTPALLVMAGFLALTSTLTSWFAGDKIALTGSGAVSLPYDADPELHRIVENLAITAGIPTPKLYLLPDSALNAFATGRDPAHASIAVTAGLRQTLSKNELEGVLAHELSHIKNFDTRYLMLAITLVGFIAIASDFFIHSHLFGRNRDTKNTPPILIIVGLALAVLSPIIAKLLQLAISRRREFLADADGALLSRYPEGLASALEKIADANQMTTSASNATASLYFASPFPRSSRRLASLFSTHPPLEERITALRTMGGGA from the coding sequence ATGTATCAACAAATTGTTGCGAATAAACGACGGTCTATACTGCTGATCAGTGCGGTAGTTGCTTTGGTGCTTCTTATTGGCTACGTCTTCGGTACGATTAGTGGCAACACTCCAGCACTGTTAGTCATGGCTGGTTTCTTGGCACTCACCAGTACGCTCACGAGCTGGTTCGCGGGTGATAAAATCGCTCTTACAGGATCCGGTGCTGTGTCGCTGCCCTACGACGCAGACCCTGAACTACACCGCATAGTTGAAAACTTGGCCATTACTGCCGGTATACCAACGCCAAAATTGTATCTCTTGCCAGACAGCGCCCTGAACGCATTTGCCACTGGTCGTGACCCAGCGCACGCAAGTATCGCGGTTACTGCAGGGCTCCGACAGACATTAAGCAAGAATGAGCTTGAAGGTGTCCTGGCACACGAACTTTCTCACATTAAAAACTTCGACACGCGGTATCTCATGCTGGCCATTACACTGGTTGGCTTCATTGCTATCGCTTCAGACTTCTTCATTCACTCCCACCTCTTTGGCAGGAATCGGGACACAAAGAACACCCCACCAATTTTGATTATCGTCGGATTGGCACTGGCTGTACTAAGCCCGATTATTGCCAAATTATTACAACTGGCCATCTCACGCCGCCGTGAATTTCTAGCCGATGCTGATGGCGCGCTGCTCAGTCGCTATCCTGAAGGGCTGGCTTCGGCGCTAGAAAAAATTGCTGACGCTAACCAAATGACAACGAGCGCCTCAAACGCCACAGCCTCACTCTATTTTGCCAGCCCCTTCCCACGCTCATCCCGACGACTCGCTTCTCTATTTTCTACCCACCCACCCCTGGAAGAGCGGATTACCGCGCTCCGGACAATGGGTGGCGGAGCATAA
- a CDS encoding response regulator, with protein sequence MPGNEQQAKVLLVEDDVGISEMYATALRMAGYTVQTALDGAAGLVAAITEPPDVVLLDIILPELDGFDVLQRLKGNSKTAQIPVLLLSNLSQPEQVERGKVLGAVDYFVKANHIPADIVRRLGELLPGRL encoded by the coding sequence ATGCCAGGGAACGAGCAACAGGCGAAGGTGTTATTAGTTGAGGATGATGTAGGAATTTCTGAAATGTATGCGACGGCACTCCGTATGGCTGGGTACACTGTGCAGACAGCCCTTGACGGAGCAGCCGGACTTGTTGCCGCGATCACCGAACCACCCGACGTTGTACTTCTTGACATCATTTTGCCAGAGCTCGATGGGTTTGATGTGCTGCAGCGACTAAAGGGAAACAGTAAGACAGCACAGATTCCCGTTCTCCTTTTGTCTAATCTCAGCCAACCAGAGCAGGTGGAGCGGGGTAAAGTACTTGGCGCTGTGGATTATTTTGTAAAAGCGAACCACATTCCAGCAGATATCGTTCGTCGACTGGGTGAATTGTTGCCTGGTCGTTTGTAA
- the pilM gene encoding type IV pilus assembly protein PilM, protein MRPTSYLGLDIGSTSIKLVELRATAGVPELATYGMVTVPTLPAARQYDTGQLAATVATLLKQSRATARGVYSALPTESVFTSIITVPQGNAKAVAAAVHTEAAKLLPRPIDEMVLDPQQLSVSADKHSVRILLVAAPRELVERYDTICRLAGIELLGLEVESFAMVRSLVGKDPASVAIVDFGATTTDIIVVANGVPVLSRSVRIGGRDLTSALQSVLGVDVALAEQAKRDAGLAAGNVGLAGVYKKTIEPVVHELRYTLDTYFEQSQRRVEKIILTGGSSLLVGLPEYIFQETGLRTFVGNPWSRVRYPLELEKVLSETAGQFSVAIGLALRPFKS, encoded by the coding sequence ATGCGGCCTACGAGTTATCTTGGATTAGATATTGGCTCAACGAGTATAAAGCTCGTTGAGTTGCGAGCCACCGCTGGCGTGCCTGAGCTAGCAACCTACGGCATGGTGACCGTACCAACGCTTCCAGCTGCTCGTCAGTATGATACGGGTCAGTTGGCTGCCACTGTAGCCACGTTACTGAAACAAAGCCGAGCAACAGCTCGGGGAGTGTACAGTGCCTTACCAACAGAATCAGTCTTTACCTCAATCATTACTGTACCGCAGGGGAATGCGAAAGCTGTGGCAGCGGCAGTTCACACGGAAGCCGCGAAACTGCTTCCTCGGCCAATTGACGAGATGGTGCTTGATCCACAACAACTTAGCGTGAGCGCTGATAAACACTCCGTTCGTATACTGCTCGTGGCGGCTCCACGCGAGTTGGTTGAGCGATACGATACTATTTGTCGATTGGCCGGAATTGAATTGCTTGGTCTGGAAGTCGAGAGCTTTGCTATGGTGCGTTCCTTGGTTGGTAAAGACCCTGCTTCGGTAGCGATTGTAGACTTTGGTGCGACAACAACAGACATCATCGTTGTGGCCAATGGGGTGCCAGTTCTTTCTCGCAGTGTACGCATTGGTGGCCGAGACTTAACTAGTGCGCTGCAGTCGGTGCTGGGCGTTGACGTTGCGCTAGCCGAACAAGCAAAGCGAGATGCTGGTTTGGCTGCCGGAAACGTTGGTTTGGCTGGTGTCTATAAAAAAACAATTGAACCCGTAGTCCACGAGTTGCGTTACACGCTTGATACCTATTTCGAGCAATCCCAGCGACGGGTTGAGAAGATAATTCTCACTGGCGGCTCGTCATTACTGGTTGGGCTTCCTGAATACATTTTTCAAGAGACGGGGTTGCGCACGTTTGTTGGTAATCCATGGTCTCGGGTTCGCTATCCATTAGAACTTGAGAAGGTGCTGTCAGAAACAGCCGGACAGTTTAGCGTGGCGATTGGTCTGGCGCTCCGACCATTTAAATCATAA
- the ligA gene encoding NAD-dependent DNA ligase LigA: MALKKSEAKERISVLRQAIETYRYQYHVLDEALPISDAALDSLKHELFTLESQFPDLVTPDSPTQRVGGQPMPAFRKIEHTVPQWSFADIFSPEELESFDTRVKKMLGSSAAAYTTELKIDGLHIVLTYERGVLVSAATRGNGVVGEDVTHNVRTIASVPLTLRRPVDVVVEGEVYMKKSVFNALNKERKTRGEELFANPRNAAAGGIRQLDPRVAAERQLDAFFYDISKAVDAPATQSGELETLVSLGFKVNKHFRRCTSVAAVVAYWKEWQAKREKEDYWIDGVVVKLDSVADQVQLGYTGKAPRWAVAFKFPAEQATTVVEAIVVQVGRTGVLTPVAQLRPVIVAGTTVSRATLHNEEEIKRLDVRIGDTVILEKAGDVIPDIVRVLPNLRTGREHVFVMPTQCPVCGAAVEQRLGGTKRTVGRFCMNRKCYAQNLRQNVHFASRSGVDIVGLGKKVVEQLMQENLVRDPADFFSLTAGDLEPLERFAEVSAAKLVHAIQNARRIPLARFINALGIRHVGEETAFALAERFGTFELFAAANSETLQKVADIGGVVATSIAEWLSDTTHQQLLEKFTSNDVVIVPYVSKKTGGAFQGKTVVITGTLNTMSRDEAKAAVRSAGGKTAESVSKKTSFVVVGENPGSKAARAKSLGVPVLDETAFQRYLKERP; encoded by the coding sequence ATGGCACTAAAAAAATCAGAAGCCAAAGAGCGAATCAGTGTTTTGCGGCAGGCCATTGAAACGTACCGCTACCAGTATCACGTACTTGATGAAGCGTTACCGATTAGCGATGCCGCACTTGATTCTTTGAAGCACGAACTTTTTACGCTCGAAAGTCAGTTTCCCGATTTAGTAACCCCAGATTCGCCTACGCAGCGAGTTGGTGGGCAACCGATGCCGGCGTTTCGAAAAATCGAGCACACGGTGCCGCAGTGGTCTTTTGCTGATATTTTTTCTCCAGAGGAGCTAGAGAGTTTTGATACACGAGTAAAAAAAATGCTTGGTTCGTCGGCCGCTGCCTATACGACCGAGCTGAAAATTGATGGCCTACATATTGTACTTACGTATGAACGAGGGGTGTTGGTGTCAGCGGCGACCCGTGGGAACGGCGTGGTGGGAGAAGACGTAACGCATAATGTTCGCACCATCGCCAGCGTTCCATTGACGTTGCGCCGGCCGGTAGATGTTGTGGTTGAAGGTGAGGTGTATATGAAAAAATCTGTTTTTAATGCGTTGAATAAAGAGCGCAAAACACGGGGGGAAGAATTGTTCGCCAACCCTCGGAACGCCGCCGCCGGTGGTATTCGGCAGCTTGACCCTCGTGTGGCTGCCGAGCGACAGCTTGACGCATTTTTTTACGATATTTCAAAAGCAGTCGATGCTCCAGCCACGCAAAGTGGCGAGCTTGAAACGCTGGTCAGCCTTGGATTTAAGGTAAATAAACACTTCCGTCGCTGCACCTCAGTTGCTGCGGTCGTGGCGTATTGGAAAGAGTGGCAAGCAAAACGGGAGAAAGAGGATTACTGGATTGATGGTGTGGTGGTGAAGCTAGATAGTGTCGCTGATCAGGTGCAACTTGGCTATACCGGAAAGGCACCACGGTGGGCGGTGGCGTTTAAATTTCCAGCCGAGCAAGCGACGACGGTCGTTGAAGCAATTGTTGTTCAAGTAGGTCGGACGGGTGTTTTAACGCCGGTGGCTCAGTTACGCCCTGTCATTGTTGCTGGCACAACCGTCTCACGGGCAACATTGCATAATGAAGAAGAAATCAAGCGGTTAGACGTCCGTATTGGTGACACAGTTATTTTAGAGAAAGCTGGAGATGTTATTCCTGACATTGTTCGAGTGCTGCCGAATTTACGAACCGGTCGTGAGCACGTTTTCGTTATGCCAACGCAGTGCCCAGTTTGTGGCGCGGCAGTGGAGCAGCGGCTTGGTGGTACGAAGCGCACAGTTGGTCGCTTCTGTATGAATCGAAAGTGTTACGCACAAAATTTGCGTCAGAACGTGCACTTTGCCTCGCGCAGCGGGGTTGATATTGTCGGCTTAGGTAAGAAAGTTGTTGAGCAGTTGATGCAAGAGAATCTGGTGCGTGACCCAGCCGATTTTTTCTCGCTTACTGCAGGAGACCTCGAACCACTCGAGCGCTTCGCCGAAGTGTCAGCCGCCAAGTTGGTTCACGCTATCCAAAACGCGCGACGCATTCCACTCGCTCGCTTTATCAACGCTCTTGGCATTCGTCATGTGGGTGAGGAAACTGCTTTTGCGCTGGCCGAACGTTTTGGCACGTTCGAGTTGTTTGCTGCTGCAAATTCCGAAACGCTGCAAAAGGTGGCTGATATCGGAGGAGTGGTAGCGACGAGTATTGCTGAATGGCTCTCAGACACGACGCATCAGCAGCTGCTGGAAAAGTTTACGAGTAATGATGTCGTTATTGTGCCGTACGTATCAAAAAAAACTGGTGGTGCCTTTCAAGGAAAAACAGTTGTCATCACTGGTACTTTAAACACCATGAGCCGAGATGAAGCGAAAGCCGCTGTTCGGTCGGCGGGGGGAAAAACAGCTGAGAGTGTGAGTAAAAAAACAAGCTTTGTGGTGGTGGGCGAGAACCCTGGCAGTAAGGCGGCGCGAGCGAAATCGCTTGGTGTTCCGGTGCTTGATGAAACGGCTTTTCAGCGTTACTTGAAGGAGCGGCCGTAA
- a CDS encoding glycosyltransferase family 39 protein encodes MSIVLVKVRQYAIRHTSSIFLAGVVILGGVLRAIHLGTEPFWGDEALSFDIATNFSSAAALIDYLKLVEVHPPLYYLLLQWWTVFGEGEFIARLPSFIAGLGVVLATYGVTHSFFKSRTAAIVAALITALLPSQIEFSQEARPYALFTLIGLITLWCYSRYRRSGNRYFLVGYGAAMLAGLYVHYSFLFFAASLAVVWLFDAAYPESSIEKRRNWFLAWFYTHVAIALGFMPWLSTVFYKLFLGEYELWGVARSIGNGVRSVSFPSVVSDQLLWLNDFTKVAPVVTFAVFFWKLVFLLCLAYTVRNLWRRGELPESRGAVLLLAVAVLSLTGFLFSPQSISYTPKLQEHILINSVLFAMLIGYALSLMAVKLRLLCLALFIISTVPFTVQVVGNDEVWDTHHRLRIVANFINESFQPGDVVITESAFLRTDINHYLRTDIETHSILPIGYFGNDLGQSRQTLGLVENESQFRIFRPTNAAVVGQLEQVLEREQAKRVWLVFFIDPSTLTVWLEANGWRASFLSPSSSLLPVNMYTKRTQL; translated from the coding sequence ATGAGCATAGTACTCGTCAAGGTGCGGCAGTACGCCATTCGTCATACGTCGAGCATATTTCTTGCTGGCGTCGTCATTCTCGGTGGGGTGCTGCGCGCTATACATCTTGGCACCGAGCCTTTTTGGGGTGACGAAGCCTTGAGTTTTGATATCGCAACTAATTTTTCAAGTGCCGCTGCGTTAATCGACTACCTCAAGTTAGTTGAAGTGCATCCGCCGTTGTACTACTTGCTTTTGCAATGGTGGACGGTTTTCGGTGAGGGCGAATTCATTGCTCGGTTACCCTCGTTTATTGCTGGCCTCGGTGTTGTTCTCGCCACGTATGGTGTGACGCATTCTTTTTTTAAATCCCGCACAGCGGCAATTGTAGCGGCCTTGATTACTGCGCTCCTTCCTTCACAAATTGAATTTAGCCAAGAGGCAAGGCCTTACGCACTTTTTACGTTAATCGGTTTAATCACCCTCTGGTGTTACTCCCGGTATCGGCGGTCGGGGAATCGGTATTTTTTGGTTGGTTATGGTGCCGCGATGCTCGCTGGCCTGTATGTACACTACTCGTTTTTATTCTTTGCGGCTTCTCTGGCTGTGGTGTGGCTCTTTGACGCCGCGTATCCAGAATCCAGCATTGAAAAGCGGCGCAATTGGTTTCTGGCTTGGTTTTATACGCACGTCGCAATTGCACTTGGGTTCATGCCGTGGCTGAGTACTGTATTTTATAAATTGTTTCTTGGGGAGTATGAACTATGGGGCGTCGCCAGAAGCATTGGTAATGGCGTACGCTCAGTTAGTTTTCCGAGCGTCGTTAGTGACCAGCTGCTGTGGCTAAATGATTTTACAAAAGTGGCGCCGGTCGTTACCTTCGCTGTGTTCTTCTGGAAGCTTGTTTTTCTTTTGTGCCTTGCGTACACCGTGCGTAATCTGTGGCGTCGTGGCGAATTACCAGAAAGTCGAGGGGCAGTGCTTTTGTTGGCCGTCGCCGTATTGTCGCTTACCGGTTTTCTATTTTCACCCCAGTCCATCAGTTACACGCCCAAGTTGCAGGAGCACATACTCATCAATAGTGTTCTCTTTGCAATGCTCATTGGGTATGCACTGTCGCTTATGGCCGTGAAATTGCGATTGCTCTGTCTTGCTTTGTTTATCATTAGTACGGTGCCGTTCACTGTGCAAGTCGTCGGGAACGACGAGGTGTGGGATACCCATCATCGCCTGCGGATAGTCGCCAATTTTATCAACGAATCGTTTCAACCAGGAGACGTCGTTATCACTGAGTCTGCTTTTCTGCGCACTGATATAAATCATTATCTGCGCACCGACATCGAAACGCATTCCATTTTACCCATTGGCTACTTTGGTAATGATTTGGGACAATCCCGACAGACGCTTGGGTTAGTAGAAAACGAGTCTCAATTTCGTATTTTTCGTCCGACCAACGCTGCGGTAGTTGGTCAGCTTGAACAGGTATTGGAGCGTGAGCAGGCAAAGCGTGTTTGGTTGGTATTTTTTATCGACCCGAGCACACTTACGGTCTGGCTAGAAGCTAATGGCTGGCGGGCTAGCTTTCTTTCCCCAAGTTCGAGCTTGTTACCAGTGAACATGTATACGAAGCGTACACAGTTATGA
- a CDS encoding ATP-dependent Clp protease ATP-binding subunit, with translation MSTKSTKFSGYLSLALRRANTLAREAKQATVEPIHLLLALAETRGSLSAELLASAKLDIEALRSFLIEQTTATSTATPLLSADARRALMRATAIAYRAQHTYIGTEHLLQAILDRPGEALRLFRHSHWDTRELAKQLELVMKSDAKLTELTETFIDTATTSDELDELPSVIKGFGTHLTNPERAAAIDPVIGRELEIERVMQILLRRTKNNPVLLGDPGVGKTAIVEGLAKRIAEGNVPTALKGKRIVSLDVGSLIAGTMFRGEFENRIRQVLDELKRNTDIIIFIDELHTIVGAGAATGSIDAANLLKPALARGELRCIGATTLEEYRQHIESDGALERRFQPVRVSEPTPSATRDILHALRRRYEMHHGVRITDEAIDAAIRFSERYLPERFLPDKAIDLIDEAAARAALKSATPALIGRIQEVTAAERTATKRKETATTQERFEEAIRWRDEARDHHARRLELEASFAADDSTDLPTVTAKTVAEILTAWTGVPVRELALDEHARLNNLEASLGERFIGHEHVRRTVSETIRRSSLGLSDRHRPLASFLLAGPTGVGKTTLAKALAQTLFQSEDALLRFDMSEYTEGHTVAKLIGAPAGYVGYKESGALTEAVRRRPYRVILFDELNRAHRDVYQLLLQILSEGSLRDGAGRVISFRQTIIVATMNPLPKEASSLGFGTHNATAASEDILEATAKLLPGELRERFDAVLSLTSLANDELATLLEREVALLNERLAERGVTLLVPDAARTALLTAATVHGNGARSIQHVLRGTVEEALAKRLLARRGVKPLTLALTKHGNRWRLA, from the coding sequence ATGTCTACTAAATCTACAAAATTCAGCGGCTACCTTTCTCTCGCGCTCCGTCGAGCAAATACGCTAGCACGGGAAGCGAAGCAGGCAACCGTTGAGCCGATTCACCTGCTCCTCGCCTTGGCAGAAACTCGTGGTTCCCTGTCAGCTGAGCTGCTAGCAAGTGCAAAACTCGACATTGAAGCGTTGCGTTCCTTCTTAATTGAGCAAACAACAGCAACAAGCACCGCAACGCCACTCCTGTCTGCTGATGCGCGTCGAGCACTGATGCGGGCAACCGCCATTGCCTACCGTGCACAGCACACGTATATAGGAACTGAACATCTCCTACAGGCCATCCTCGACCGTCCGGGGGAAGCGCTTCGACTATTTCGCCACAGTCATTGGGATACTCGTGAGCTAGCAAAACAACTCGAGCTCGTTATGAAGAGTGACGCAAAGTTAACCGAACTAACGGAAACCTTTATTGATACCGCGACAACAAGCGACGAGCTTGATGAGTTACCAAGCGTCATTAAGGGGTTTGGTACTCATTTAACAAATCCTGAACGAGCGGCGGCAATCGACCCGGTCATTGGCCGTGAACTAGAAATAGAACGGGTCATGCAAATACTACTTCGTCGCACAAAAAATAACCCCGTCCTCCTTGGCGATCCGGGCGTAGGTAAAACTGCCATTGTCGAAGGGCTCGCTAAACGGATTGCCGAAGGGAACGTTCCCACAGCACTCAAAGGCAAGCGCATCGTATCGCTCGACGTTGGTTCACTTATTGCGGGTACAATGTTTAGAGGTGAATTTGAAAACCGCATACGGCAGGTCTTAGACGAACTGAAACGCAACACAGACATCATTATATTCATCGACGAATTACACACCATTGTGGGCGCCGGCGCTGCCACAGGCTCTATTGATGCGGCTAATCTTCTAAAACCAGCGCTGGCTCGTGGAGAACTTCGCTGCATTGGTGCCACAACTCTCGAAGAGTATCGCCAGCATATTGAATCTGATGGCGCGCTTGAACGACGCTTCCAACCAGTACGCGTGTCTGAACCAACCCCAAGCGCGACCCGTGATATTCTCCACGCACTTCGTCGTCGCTATGAAATGCACCATGGTGTTCGTATTACTGATGAAGCCATTGACGCCGCCATCCGCTTTAGCGAACGCTACCTACCAGAACGGTTTCTCCCTGACAAGGCAATCGATCTTATTGATGAAGCAGCCGCTCGAGCAGCACTAAAAAGTGCAACGCCAGCCCTCATTGGTCGCATTCAAGAAGTCACCGCCGCTGAACGAACGGCCACAAAACGCAAAGAAACGGCCACAACACAGGAACGATTTGAAGAAGCGATTCGTTGGCGCGACGAAGCACGCGACCACCATGCTCGTCGGCTGGAGCTTGAAGCCTCATTTGCGGCCGATGATTCAACTGACCTACCAACAGTGACGGCAAAGACGGTGGCCGAAATCCTCACCGCCTGGACAGGTGTACCCGTGCGTGAACTCGCCCTCGACGAGCACGCCCGACTCAATAATTTAGAAGCGTCGCTTGGTGAACGTTTTATTGGTCATGAGCATGTTCGACGAACCGTTTCAGAAACAATCCGCCGCTCGTCGTTAGGTTTATCTGATAGGCATCGTCCCCTGGCCTCGTTTCTCCTGGCTGGTCCTACCGGCGTCGGAAAAACAACGCTGGCGAAAGCGTTGGCCCAAACACTTTTCCAATCCGAGGATGCCCTGCTTCGCTTTGATATGAGTGAGTACACCGAGGGACACACGGTCGCGAAACTTATTGGCGCACCAGCTGGCTACGTTGGCTACAAGGAAAGCGGCGCACTAACGGAGGCTGTACGACGGCGACCGTATCGCGTCATCCTCTTTGACGAACTTAACCGTGCCCATAGGGATGTCTACCAATTGCTCCTACAAATACTAAGCGAAGGGTCTCTCCGAGATGGTGCGGGACGAGTCATCAGCTTTCGACAAACCATAATAGTCGCCACCATGAACCCGCTCCCCAAGGAGGCCAGTTCGCTGGGCTTTGGTACGCATAACGCAACAGCCGCTAGTGAAGATATTCTCGAAGCTACGGCCAAACTCCTGCCTGGAGAGCTTCGCGAACGTTTTGACGCTGTACTATCCTTAACGTCTCTTGCAAATGACGAGCTCGCAACGTTACTCGAGAGAGAGGTTGCTTTACTCAACGAACGTTTAGCAGAGCGCGGCGTAACACTGCTGGTGCCTGACGCCGCGCGCACTGCCCTCTTAACAGCCGCAACAGTGCACGGCAACGGCGCCCGTAGCATTCAACATGTGCTCCGTGGTACTGTAGAGGAAGCGCTTGCCAAACGGCTGCTCGCTCGACGCGGCGTGAAGCCGCTTACCCTCGCTTTGACGAAGCATGGCAATCGCTGGCGACTCGCCTAG
- a CDS encoding prepilin-type N-terminal cleavage/methylation domain-containing protein — translation MTIVRKGFTLIELLVVIAIIALLSTLAVVALNNARQKSRDAKRVADVKQVQTALELYFADQNAYPIATVTLGGASATCLSSGGGISGSCSGTTYMGQVPSAPTGTYDYDSTAGTDYTIDFTLEGQTGSLASGSHTANPSGIQ, via the coding sequence ATGACGATAGTTCGAAAAGGTTTCACCTTAATTGAGCTGTTGGTGGTCATCGCCATTATTGCGTTGCTTTCGACCCTCGCAGTAGTTGCTTTGAACAACGCTCGACAGAAATCACGGGACGCCAAGCGCGTTGCAGACGTGAAGCAAGTACAGACGGCATTGGAGCTTTACTTCGCTGATCAGAACGCTTACCCAATCGCAACAGTTACGCTCGGTGGTGCATCGGCCACTTGTCTCTCTTCTGGAGGCGGCATCAGTGGTTCTTGCTCTGGTACGACTTACATGGGTCAAGTTCCATCAGCGCCAACTGGTACGTATGATTACGATTCTACGGCTGGCACTGACTACACTATTGACTTCACCCTCGAAGGTCAGACCGGCAGTCTCGCTTCCGGTTCGCATACTGCTAACCCAAGCGGCATCCAATAG
- the gatC gene encoding Asp-tRNA(Asn)/Glu-tRNA(Gln) amidotransferase subunit GatC: MALTKEDVIHIATLARLDLSEAEIDSIQGELSKIIAYIDELQEVVVTGVEETAQVTGLTNRLAADVASPSDTATRQLLLEAFPLREGDYLKVKAVFE, from the coding sequence ATGGCATTAACGAAAGAGGACGTCATTCATATTGCAACGCTCGCTAGGCTTGACTTAAGTGAAGCCGAAATCGACAGCATACAAGGTGAGCTGTCTAAAATTATTGCCTACATTGATGAGCTGCAAGAAGTTGTTGTCACGGGTGTCGAAGAAACAGCGCAGGTAACGGGGCTAACGAATCGTTTGGCAGCAGACGTCGCCAGCCCATCAGACACAGCAACCCGCCAGCTCCTCCTTGAGGCTTTTCCTCTGCGCGAAGGGGACTACCTCAAAGTGAAGGCAGTGTTTGAATAG
- a CDS encoding prepilin peptidase, translating to MSFILGLFVGSFLNVLILRTVAGESFITGRSHCPQCGVTLSFLHMLPVVSYLALAGKCAKCQSSISLQYPVVEFVTGCCFALLASSYAPAELSMLYPYLLKDFVITMGLLALFVFDARWYAVPDAVALPVAGVAAFLNILLGMPWRAVFLGAAVGAGLYAVLWVVSRGRWVGDGDIRLGAVVGAAVGWPGTLAALYVSYLIGGVVAIALVATGRKELGGMLPMGTFLMAATFFVLLFPERIAVVTNYFLSVWH from the coding sequence ATGTCATTTATTCTCGGGCTTTTCGTGGGCAGTTTTTTAAACGTGCTCATTCTACGAACAGTTGCAGGAGAATCGTTCATCACGGGACGTTCACATTGTCCGCAGTGTGGGGTGACACTTTCCTTTTTACATATGTTGCCGGTCGTTAGCTACCTGGCGCTCGCTGGTAAATGTGCAAAGTGCCAGTCATCAATTTCGCTACAGTATCCAGTGGTTGAATTTGTCACGGGTTGCTGTTTTGCGTTACTAGCATCGTCATACGCTCCAGCTGAACTCAGTATGCTCTACCCGTATCTGCTGAAAGATTTCGTTATTACTATGGGGTTACTAGCACTTTTTGTTTTTGATGCGCGTTGGTATGCGGTGCCCGATGCCGTTGCTTTGCCCGTGGCAGGCGTAGCTGCGTTTTTGAACATACTGCTCGGTATGCCATGGCGAGCAGTTTTTCTTGGTGCTGCTGTTGGGGCCGGGTTGTACGCCGTTCTTTGGGTGGTCTCGCGCGGTCGCTGGGTTGGGGACGGCGACATTCGGTTGGGTGCTGTGGTGGGGGCGGCGGTTGGCTGGCCAGGAACGCTCGCCGCACTCTATGTTTCGTATCTTATTGGTGGCGTGGTGGCTATTGCGCTCGTGGCAACAGGGCGCAAGGAACTTGGTGGTATGCTTCCAATGGGTACATTTTTGATGGCGGCTACTTTTTTTGTCTTACTGTTTCCTGAACGCATTGCCGTTGTCACAAATTATTTCCTTTCTGTATGGCACTAA
- a CDS encoding LemA family protein, translated as MTPLSIFAIIAVVIILGIISFYNGLIRARTHVTEAWADIDIQLKRRSDLIPNLVETVKGYKAHEAGTLEKVTAARAAALQAATMAERGIAEAALGNSLSGLFAVAESYPDLKASTNFVELQRELADTENKVQAARRFYNGLVRDYNIKQTVFPTNLIAGPLGFHQAEFFELDATASREPVAVSFT; from the coding sequence ATGACACCACTAAGTATTTTTGCCATTATTGCTGTCGTCATTATTTTAGGAATCATTTCTTTTTACAATGGATTGATTCGTGCCCGCACCCACGTGACTGAGGCCTGGGCGGATATCGATATCCAACTGAAACGACGCTCTGACCTTATTCCAAATCTTGTCGAAACCGTTAAGGGGTACAAGGCGCATGAAGCTGGTACATTAGAAAAAGTAACCGCGGCCCGAGCAGCTGCCCTGCAAGCCGCCACCATGGCGGAACGAGGCATAGCAGAAGCGGCACTCGGAAACAGTCTCAGTGGCTTATTTGCGGTCGCAGAAAGCTACCCAGACCTCAAAGCATCCACCAATTTTGTTGAGCTGCAGCGTGAACTGGCTGATACAGAAAACAAAGTACAAGCTGCCCGACGGTTCTATAACGGACTGGTGCGAGACTACAACATTAAACAAACTGTCTTCCCGACCAACCTCATTGCTGGCCCACTTGGTTTCCACCAAGCAGAGTTCTTTGAGCTTGATGCAACGGCCAGTCGTGAACCTGTTGCTGTTTCCTTTACCTAA